A portion of the Bdellovibrionales bacterium genome contains these proteins:
- the hypE gene encoding hydrogenase expression/formation protein HypE, translating into MDWICRFPFERYPTITLAHGGGGRLTQQLIDEILKPAFDSNCLNEASDCANLFLDSSKLCFATDSFVVNPIFFRGGDIGKLAVTGTCNDLAMGGAEPRWLSVGFILEEGLAIKDFIRIVDSMAQAAREIGVKVVAGDTKVVERGRGDGIYINVSGIGIPPSKNSFVPRNICTGDVIVLSGPIGRHGISIMADRANLGFESSIQSDCSHLWPRVKELLRSNAEVHVMRDLTRGGLATALIELAQTRVLEMKIKEKMICVDSSVSGACEMLGLDPLFCANEGTMVAIVPNSAVAECLKILKKFDPSSSAIGTVLDGSVGRLLIETEFGTTYSLEKQSGEQLPRIC; encoded by the coding sequence ATGGATTGGATCTGTCGATTTCCATTTGAAAGATATCCTACGATCACCTTGGCTCATGGGGGAGGTGGGCGCCTCACACAGCAATTGATTGATGAAATTTTAAAACCGGCATTTGATTCGAATTGTTTAAATGAGGCAAGTGATTGTGCCAATCTATTTTTGGATAGTTCCAAGTTATGTTTTGCGACAGATTCCTTTGTTGTGAATCCAATTTTTTTTCGAGGTGGAGACATAGGCAAGTTGGCCGTGACGGGAACATGCAATGATTTGGCTATGGGAGGGGCCGAGCCACGATGGTTGTCCGTTGGTTTTATCTTGGAGGAGGGTCTGGCGATCAAAGATTTTATTCGAATCGTCGATTCGATGGCTCAGGCCGCTCGGGAAATCGGAGTCAAAGTTGTTGCGGGCGACACAAAGGTTGTTGAACGGGGAAGAGGAGATGGCATTTATATCAATGTCAGTGGAATTGGGATACCTCCTTCAAAGAATTCTTTTGTTCCAAGAAATATCTGTACGGGAGATGTGATTGTTCTCAGTGGCCCCATTGGCCGGCACGGAATATCTATTATGGCAGATCGAGCAAATCTCGGCTTTGAATCATCGATCCAGTCTGATTGTTCTCATCTATGGCCACGAGTGAAGGAGCTCTTGAGATCAAATGCAGAAGTTCACGTCATGCGGGATTTAACTCGAGGCGGTTTGGCCACAGCGCTGATTGAGCTTGCGCAAACGCGAGTTCTTGAGATGAAAATAAAGGAAAAAATGATATGTGTTGATAGTTCGGTTTCTGGTGCCTGCGAAATGCTGGGTCTTGATCCCTTGTTTTGTGCCAATGAAGGAACGATGGTAGCAATCGTCCCCAATTCAGCTGTGGCAGAATGCCTTAAGATCTTAAAAAAATTTGATCCCTCTTCCTCCGCTATCGGAACTGTATTGGATGGCTCTGTTGGGCGTTTGCTCATTGAAACAGAATTCGGCACAACTTATTCTCTTGAAAAACAGAGTGGAGAACAGTTGCCAAGAATTTGTTAA
- the hypD gene encoding hydrogenase formation protein HypD, with the protein MKFMAEYRDPIRAAKIIDSIRRICTRPWVLMEICGGQTHSIVRYGIDQMLPDKIELVHGPGCPVCVTPIDKIDCAIVLAKIPNLIFCTFGDMLRVPGSHQDLFSAKAQGADVRIVYSPMDALQLAERNPDREVVFFAIGFETTAPANAMAIYMADKKGIQNFSVLVSHVLVPPAMESILSAAENRVQGFLAAGHVCAVMGYHEYAPISAKYKTPIVITGFEPLDLLEGIYLLVRQLEEGRFEVENQYTRAVSEGGNPVAQDILKDVFVIVKKEWRGLGAIDGSGLTLSEAYRKFDAEIRFREKLAERELSVSPVNCISGLILQGIRKPHDCEAFDRICHPDNPLGATMVSNEGACAAYWKYRRFEGKLTKE; encoded by the coding sequence GTGAAATTTATGGCTGAATACCGGGATCCAATTCGGGCTGCGAAAATTATCGATTCAATCCGCAGGATCTGCACTCGCCCTTGGGTTCTGATGGAGATCTGTGGAGGACAAACTCACAGCATCGTTCGCTATGGGATAGATCAAATGTTGCCAGATAAAATCGAATTGGTACACGGACCGGGCTGTCCAGTCTGTGTCACACCGATTGACAAAATAGATTGTGCTATCGTGCTGGCCAAGATTCCGAATCTTATATTTTGTACCTTTGGAGATATGTTAAGGGTTCCAGGTAGTCATCAGGATTTATTTTCAGCCAAGGCCCAGGGCGCAGATGTGCGCATTGTCTACTCTCCTATGGATGCCCTTCAGTTGGCCGAGAGGAATCCAGATAGAGAAGTTGTTTTTTTTGCAATTGGATTTGAAACGACCGCGCCTGCGAACGCAATGGCTATTTACATGGCTGATAAAAAGGGAATCCAGAACTTCTCGGTTCTCGTGTCTCATGTCCTGGTTCCGCCAGCGATGGAAAGTATTCTGTCAGCGGCCGAAAATCGAGTCCAGGGATTTCTTGCGGCCGGTCACGTGTGCGCGGTTATGGGTTATCATGAGTACGCACCTATTTCTGCAAAATACAAAACTCCGATCGTCATTACGGGTTTTGAACCGCTCGATCTTTTAGAGGGAATTTACCTCCTTGTTCGCCAGCTTGAAGAAGGTCGGTTCGAAGTCGAAAATCAGTACACGCGCGCGGTATCGGAGGGCGGAAATCCTGTGGCTCAAGATATCTTGAAGGACGTGTTCGTGATTGTAAAGAAAGAGTGGCGGGGTCTTGGTGCAATTGATGGGAGCGGATTAACTTTGAGTGAAGCCTATCGCAAATTCGATGCTGAAATTCGCTTTAGAGAAAAATTAGCTGAAAGAGAGTTATCGGTGTCTCCTGTAAACTGCATCAGTGGACTGATCTTGCAAGGAATAAGGAAGCCCCACGATTGTGAGGCTTTTGATAGGATTTGTCATCCTGACAATCCCTTGGGTGCGACGATGGTTTCGAATGAAGGGGCCTGTGCTGCGTATTGGAAATATCGTCGGTTCGAAGGAAAGTTAACGAAAGAATAG
- the pflB gene encoding formate C-acetyltransferase, producing MKYNVTGRWESGRWESEINVRDFIQKNYQAYEGDASFLVGPSQETSELWDRVLGLMKEERQKGILDADTEVVSSITSHGPGYIDKNLEKIVGLQTDRPLKRALVAYGGVRMAADALESYGYKMNPSLIDFFQKHRKTHNDGVFAAYTPEMMAARKSGIITGLPDAYGRGRIIGDYRRVALYGVDRLIKKKENDLKDCEEIDLESDSLRSREELFEQIKALQSLKVMAASYGFDISRPANTAKEAIQWTYFAYLSAVKEQNGAAMSLGRVSSFFDIYIERDLKAGELTETQAQELVDQFVMKLRMVRFSRTPEYDQLFSGDPTWVTESIGGMSEDGRSLVTRTSFRFLHTLYNLGPAPEPNLTVLWAERLPEPFKQYCAKVSIDKSSIQYENDDLMRHTFGDDYAIACCVSAAKIGKQMQFFGARANLAKCLLYAINGGRDEISGQQVGPEFAPVMGDVLQYEDVLHKFDLMLEWLAHLYVNTLNVIHYMHDKYCYEKIEMSLHDTHVERFLATGMAGLSVVADSLSAIRYSEVKVVRDERGLAVDFIRSTENYPQYGNNDDRVDLIAVDIVKRFMNKLRKQKTYREAIPTLSVLTITSNVVYGKKTGCTPDGRRLGEAFAPGANPMHGRETHGAVAAMESVAKIPYRYARDGISNTFSIIPKALGSTERDQVTNLIGLLTAYFHDGGHHMNVNVLDRDTLLKAMDHPEEFPQLTIRVSGYAVNFIKLTREQQEEVVRRTFHEKLGT from the coding sequence ATGAAATACAATGTTACCGGTCGGTGGGAATCAGGTCGTTGGGAATCTGAGATAAACGTGCGCGATTTTATCCAGAAAAATTATCAAGCCTATGAAGGTGATGCGAGCTTTCTTGTTGGTCCAAGCCAGGAAACGTCTGAGCTATGGGATCGAGTGCTTGGTCTCATGAAGGAGGAAAGACAAAAGGGAATTCTTGATGCCGATACCGAAGTTGTTTCTTCAATTACCTCTCACGGGCCCGGATACATTGATAAGAATTTGGAAAAAATAGTTGGCCTTCAAACAGATAGACCACTGAAGAGGGCACTTGTCGCTTACGGTGGAGTACGGATGGCGGCGGATGCTTTAGAGTCTTACGGTTACAAGATGAACCCAAGCCTTATTGATTTTTTTCAGAAACATCGAAAAACTCACAATGATGGAGTTTTTGCGGCTTACACGCCAGAGATGATGGCTGCGAGAAAGTCAGGAATCATCACGGGTCTTCCAGATGCCTACGGTCGAGGGCGAATCATAGGCGACTATAGAAGAGTGGCTCTTTATGGAGTTGATCGTTTAATTAAAAAAAAGGAAAATGATCTCAAAGACTGCGAAGAAATTGATCTTGAGTCTGATAGTCTTCGTAGCCGCGAAGAGCTTTTTGAGCAAATCAAAGCCCTTCAGTCCCTCAAGGTGATGGCTGCCAGTTATGGTTTTGATATCAGTCGGCCAGCTAACACAGCGAAAGAAGCGATTCAGTGGACCTATTTTGCCTATCTGTCTGCCGTCAAAGAGCAGAATGGGGCAGCCATGTCGTTGGGAAGAGTCTCCTCTTTCTTTGATATATATATAGAAAGAGATTTGAAAGCTGGAGAATTGACTGAAACTCAGGCCCAGGAGTTGGTGGATCAGTTTGTGATGAAATTGAGGATGGTTCGATTTTCTCGGACTCCCGAATATGATCAGCTCTTTTCAGGAGATCCAACCTGGGTCACGGAATCCATTGGAGGTATGAGCGAAGACGGACGGTCTTTGGTGACTCGTACGAGCTTCAGATTTTTGCACACTTTGTACAATCTGGGTCCTGCGCCAGAGCCAAATCTCACTGTATTGTGGGCGGAACGCTTGCCCGAGCCTTTCAAACAGTATTGCGCAAAAGTTTCGATCGATAAGAGTTCGATACAATATGAAAATGATGATCTGATGCGCCATACGTTTGGCGACGACTATGCAATTGCCTGCTGTGTTTCTGCGGCTAAAATTGGAAAGCAAATGCAATTTTTTGGTGCTCGCGCCAATCTTGCAAAATGCTTGCTCTATGCGATTAACGGTGGTCGCGACGAGATCAGCGGTCAGCAGGTCGGTCCGGAATTCGCTCCAGTGATGGGCGATGTTCTTCAATATGAAGACGTGCTTCATAAATTTGATTTGATGTTGGAATGGTTGGCACACCTTTATGTGAATACTTTGAACGTGATTCACTATATGCATGACAAATACTGCTATGAAAAAATTGAAATGTCATTGCACGACACTCACGTGGAGCGGTTTCTTGCGACTGGCATGGCTGGCTTGTCAGTCGTCGCAGATTCTTTGTCTGCCATTCGTTATTCAGAAGTTAAAGTGGTGAGGGATGAGCGTGGGCTTGCGGTAGATTTTATTCGGAGCACCGAAAACTATCCCCAGTATGGCAATAATGATGATCGGGTTGATTTGATCGCGGTCGATATTGTGAAGCGCTTCATGAATAAACTGCGAAAGCAAAAGACTTACCGGGAAGCAATTCCCACTTTGTCTGTTCTGACGATCACTTCAAATGTTGTCTATGGAAAAAAGACGGGGTGTACTCCTGACGGGAGAAGACTTGGCGAAGCCTTTGCTCCAGGAGCAAATCCTATGCATGGCCGCGAGACCCATGGCGCAGTGGCAGCAATGGAGTCAGTGGCAAAGATTCCTTATCGCTACGCCAGGGATGGCATCTCCAACACATTCTCTATTATTCCGAAGGCCTTGGGATCAACAGAGAGAGATCAAGTTACAAATTTGATCGGATTGTTGACAGCCTATTTTCACGATGGGGGTCATCACATGAATGTGAATGTGCTTGATCGCGATACTCTTTTAAAGGCGATGGATCACCCCGAGGAGTTTCCACAACTCACAATTCGTGTGTCGGGATATGCCGTCAATTTTATCAAATTGACTCGTGAGCAGCAGGAAGAGGTTGTGCGCCGCACTTTTCACGAAAAATTAGGCACCTGA
- a CDS encoding hydrogenase maturation protease codes for MANPNRGDDAFSWIVADQLISGGETLFSVIKSSGDITDLLDIFSSHRKVIVLDAMETDDLVPIKKWDAKEDSLPASLSGTSSHVLGVGQAIELSRALDKIPDELIVIGVKGVNFQMGEELSSGMRSMIPEVIAYVRQEFATS; via the coding sequence TTGGCTAATCCGAATCGCGGAGACGATGCTTTTTCTTGGATCGTAGCTGATCAGTTGATCAGCGGAGGGGAAACCCTTTTTTCTGTCATTAAGAGCAGTGGCGATATTACAGATTTGCTAGATATCTTCAGCTCTCATAGAAAGGTTATTGTACTTGATGCAATGGAAACCGACGATTTAGTTCCGATAAAAAAGTGGGATGCAAAGGAAGACTCGCTCCCAGCCAGTCTGTCAGGTACTTCTTCTCATGTGCTCGGAGTAGGTCAGGCCATTGAACTCTCTCGAGCTTTGGATAAAATACCAGATGAATTGATTGTTATCGGAGTAAAAGGGGTAAATTTTCAAATGGGCGAAGAGCTGAGCTCTGGAATGCGATCAATGATTCCAGAAGTTATCGCTTACGTTCGCCAGGAGTTTGCCACAAGTTGA
- a CDS encoding Ni/Fe hydrogenase subunit alpha, with amino-acid sequence MSSDSEIKIKAGIRPGAQSGLKTRTIKVDYLARVEGEGSLYIRTKGQEIEEVQFKIFEPPRYFEALLRGRDLTEACDITSRICGICPIAYQMSAVQAMESALGIELTNEICELRRLIFCGEWIESHTLHVYMLHAPDFLGFEDAITMAKKYPKVVSQGLQLKKIGNDLMKLVGGREIHPINVKVGGFYKLPDPSQLRKMLEPLKQARDIAAETVRFVANLEFPDFERDYEFVSFFHPKEYPINSGRIISNRGLDIEVPSYLDHFQELHVARSNALHSVLKERGEYLVGPLARYFHNEARLPENVRECARDINFEVKDCRNPFKSIIVRSLEILFACEESLRIIEAYSARGPAFVNYEVKAGIGHGCTEAPRGLLYHRYEIGSDGKIKEAKIIPPTSQNQKTIESDLFEVVRHYFSSSENELRHRCEQTVRNYDPCISCATHFLKIEREDANP; translated from the coding sequence ATGAGTTCTGATTCTGAAATTAAAATTAAGGCGGGAATTAGACCAGGTGCCCAGTCCGGTCTTAAAACAAGAACAATTAAAGTTGACTACTTGGCACGAGTAGAAGGAGAGGGATCTCTTTATATTCGTACAAAAGGGCAGGAGATCGAGGAGGTACAATTTAAAATATTTGAACCCCCGAGGTATTTTGAGGCTTTGTTACGTGGCCGTGATTTGACGGAAGCTTGTGACATCACTTCCCGCATTTGTGGAATTTGTCCGATTGCCTATCAAATGAGCGCTGTTCAGGCGATGGAATCCGCATTGGGCATTGAACTGACGAATGAAATTTGTGAGTTACGTCGTTTGATTTTTTGTGGGGAGTGGATTGAGAGTCATACCTTGCATGTCTATATGCTCCATGCTCCTGATTTTCTCGGTTTTGAAGATGCCATAACAATGGCAAAGAAATATCCAAAGGTGGTTTCTCAGGGATTGCAACTTAAGAAAATTGGGAATGATCTCATGAAATTGGTCGGAGGCCGCGAGATTCACCCCATCAATGTGAAGGTAGGTGGGTTTTATAAGCTACCGGACCCTTCCCAACTGCGAAAAATGCTGGAGCCTTTGAAGCAAGCAAGAGACATCGCTGCGGAAACAGTTCGCTTTGTGGCGAACTTGGAGTTCCCTGATTTTGAGAGGGACTACGAATTTGTCTCATTCTTTCATCCAAAGGAATACCCCATTAACAGTGGTCGAATCATTTCCAATAGAGGATTGGACATTGAAGTGCCATCGTATTTAGACCATTTTCAGGAACTCCATGTCGCTCGATCTAACGCCCTACATTCGGTTCTAAAGGAGAGGGGCGAATACCTGGTTGGTCCACTTGCGAGATATTTTCACAATGAAGCCAGGCTGCCAGAGAATGTACGAGAGTGTGCAAGGGACATTAATTTTGAAGTCAAAGATTGTCGAAATCCTTTCAAGAGTATTATTGTTCGCTCGTTGGAGATTTTGTTCGCTTGCGAGGAAAGTCTTAGGATTATTGAAGCTTATTCGGCCAGGGGGCCGGCCTTTGTCAACTATGAGGTAAAAGCGGGGATTGGCCATGGGTGTACTGAGGCTCCTCGGGGTCTTCTTTATCATCGTTACGAAATTGGCTCCGATGGAAAAATCAAAGAGGCTAAAATTATACCGCCGACTTCGCAGAATCAAAAGACAATCGAATCTGATCTTTTTGAGGTCGTTCGGCATTATTTTTCGTCATCAGAAAACGAACTTCGACATCGTTGTGAGCAGACGGTTCGGAATTATGACCCCTGTATTTCCTGTGCCACTCATTTTTTGAAAATTGAGCGTGAAGATGCTAACCCATAA
- a CDS encoding hydrogenase maturation nickel metallochaperone HypA: MHEVAMMKDLVREVNRIAKSEKAKAVVSISVWIGALSHLTPEHFLEHFAEDARGSLAEKAQVNFEISSDIHDPRAQDAVLMSVQVAED; the protein is encoded by the coding sequence ATGCATGAAGTTGCAATGATGAAGGATCTTGTTCGCGAAGTGAATAGAATAGCAAAAAGCGAAAAAGCGAAGGCTGTTGTCAGTATTTCTGTGTGGATTGGCGCGCTCTCGCATTTGACTCCAGAGCATTTTCTTGAGCATTTTGCGGAGGATGCAAGGGGAAGTCTTGCTGAGAAGGCCCAGGTTAACTTTGAAATCTCCTCTGATATTCATGATCCGAGAGCTCAGGACGCTGTTTTGATGTCAGTTCAAGTCGCTGAAGACTAA
- a CDS encoding HypC/HybG/HupF family hydrogenase formation chaperone, with product MCLGVPGRIEKISTTEVIRLPDRADLILRGGFVSFGGIVKEVNLTYVPEAVVGDYVLVHVGFAITRLKKDEADLIYRTLGEMGELGKPGD from the coding sequence ATGTGTCTCGGAGTACCTGGTCGCATTGAGAAAATTTCAACAACCGAAGTGATTCGCTTGCCAGATCGAGCAGATCTCATTCTCCGCGGAGGTTTTGTGAGTTTTGGTGGAATTGTGAAAGAAGTGAACTTAACCTACGTGCCAGAGGCTGTTGTGGGGGATTACGTCCTGGTTCATGTGGGTTTTGCCATCACCCGCCTAAAGAAGGACGAAGCCGATTTGATTTATCGGACACTGGGAGAAATGGGGGAACTGGGAAAGCCAGGAGACTGA
- the hypF gene encoding carbamoyltransferase HypF produces MSIRIEFRITGLVQGMGIRPKILRMAKAHGITGRVLNESDAVLIEAQSQNAGDLEKFEQLIGEAGEVVEKKYLSPVVREFNFKIDESHFFNPKSSVLSPDRAICSECRKEYQDPKDRRFGFSFISCAECGPRQSVSIGMPYDRKLTSWRSFPFCSECQDEYEDPENRRFHVQGISCPQCGPSLKLRTPSGEPLASAKEALQLACAALKSGKILAVKGSSGFHLMCDARGIESIEELRRRKRRPAKPFAVMVQDISQARAISLVGDEEIKALESPVAPIVLLRKKSPTLLLCDGVAPGLHRVGIMLASSAYYLELLKMFGGPLVATSGNRGSEPICFRIEQALSELRGIADLFLDHDLEIAHSGDDSVVQVVMGETCCLRRGRGYPLRLSVKRLQPKPLIALGADLKNSIAVGTGRSIVLSPYLGQMGATGVDDRHRKLRSDWLKEYSIENPLVIFDLHPDYRSSIMANEVCGEEYIPVQHHCAHIAGVLAERELNSKPVVGVAWDGTGYGTDGSSWGSEVILFSQDELKRIASFRAFPLLGGDRASREPWRVAFSLLREAGVSLDQIVSSFWWQNLRCQFSIEQMESLRPVSVKSSSLGRFFDGVSSLLEVRHFSSYEGQAAIELESLAEKLGETDLGSSGFSVELKSILFETGSDGLFRWDWRDYVRSLFSACCIEPCEKEKRTVLAFDFHQLLVTLLIEILQRNLEFCKKKPVVLSGGVFQNALLLELVVRALRERRIEVFWNRDIPSNDGGIAVGQIVCVSEYLVALRKFQQPK; encoded by the coding sequence GTGTCTATTCGAATTGAGTTTCGGATCACGGGTCTTGTTCAGGGAATGGGAATTCGACCAAAAATTCTAAGAATGGCGAAAGCCCATGGGATTACAGGACGAGTTTTGAACGAATCAGATGCTGTCCTCATCGAGGCACAATCGCAAAATGCAGGGGATCTCGAGAAATTTGAGCAACTCATTGGAGAAGCGGGAGAAGTGGTTGAAAAAAAGTACCTTTCTCCAGTTGTTCGTGAATTCAATTTTAAAATTGATGAAAGCCATTTTTTTAATCCAAAATCCTCAGTTCTTAGCCCCGACAGAGCCATTTGCAGCGAATGTAGAAAGGAATATCAGGACCCAAAGGATCGAAGGTTCGGCTTTTCTTTTATTTCATGCGCCGAATGTGGGCCTCGCCAGAGTGTCTCTATTGGGATGCCCTATGATAGGAAGTTGACTTCTTGGAGGTCCTTTCCGTTTTGCTCTGAATGTCAGGATGAGTACGAGGATCCTGAGAATCGACGTTTTCACGTTCAGGGTATCTCTTGTCCTCAGTGTGGTCCATCTCTCAAATTGAGAACCCCGAGCGGAGAGCCTTTGGCGAGCGCAAAGGAAGCCCTTCAGCTCGCCTGTGCGGCGCTCAAATCAGGAAAGATTCTTGCCGTAAAGGGGAGCTCAGGATTTCACTTGATGTGTGATGCAAGGGGCATTGAAAGTATTGAGGAGTTGAGAAGAAGAAAGAGACGGCCAGCAAAGCCCTTTGCTGTGATGGTTCAGGATATTTCTCAGGCCCGAGCGATCTCGCTGGTTGGGGATGAGGAAATCAAAGCATTGGAGAGCCCTGTGGCTCCAATTGTTTTGTTAAGAAAAAAATCGCCAACACTGCTTTTGTGCGACGGGGTGGCACCCGGACTTCATCGTGTGGGAATCATGCTTGCATCTTCCGCCTACTATCTTGAATTATTAAAAATGTTTGGGGGTCCGCTGGTCGCCACCAGTGGAAATCGCGGAAGTGAGCCAATTTGCTTTCGAATTGAGCAGGCTCTTTCTGAGCTCAGGGGCATTGCAGATTTATTTTTGGATCATGACTTGGAAATAGCCCACTCTGGCGATGATTCTGTGGTTCAAGTTGTGATGGGTGAGACTTGCTGTCTTCGCCGGGGGAGGGGATATCCTCTGAGATTGTCAGTGAAGAGACTCCAGCCAAAACCCCTCATCGCTCTTGGAGCCGATCTGAAAAATTCAATTGCAGTTGGGACGGGTCGGAGTATCGTCTTGAGTCCCTATCTTGGACAAATGGGCGCGACTGGGGTGGACGATCGTCATCGCAAGCTCAGATCAGACTGGCTCAAGGAATATTCAATAGAAAATCCGCTGGTTATTTTCGATCTTCATCCTGACTATCGCAGTAGCATCATGGCTAACGAAGTCTGCGGTGAGGAGTATATACCCGTGCAGCATCACTGTGCTCATATTGCCGGTGTTCTGGCAGAGAGGGAATTGAATTCAAAGCCAGTGGTAGGAGTGGCATGGGATGGGACTGGGTATGGAACAGATGGTTCTAGCTGGGGCTCAGAGGTTATTTTGTTTTCCCAAGATGAATTGAAGAGAATCGCTAGCTTTCGGGCTTTTCCATTGCTCGGTGGCGACCGAGCTTCACGTGAACCCTGGAGGGTGGCCTTCAGTCTTCTCCGCGAGGCCGGAGTTTCTTTGGACCAAATTGTTTCAAGCTTCTGGTGGCAAAATCTTCGATGTCAATTTTCAATTGAGCAGATGGAATCATTGCGGCCAGTCTCCGTCAAATCATCTAGCCTCGGCCGTTTTTTCGATGGAGTTTCATCTCTTTTAGAGGTACGACATTTTTCAAGTTATGAGGGGCAGGCAGCCATTGAACTCGAGAGCTTGGCTGAGAAGTTGGGCGAGACTGACCTCGGTAGCAGTGGATTCTCTGTTGAATTGAAATCGATTCTTTTCGAAACGGGATCTGACGGTCTGTTCCGGTGGGATTGGAGAGACTACGTTCGAAGTCTCTTTTCGGCCTGTTGCATTGAGCCTTGCGAAAAGGAAAAGAGGACGGTCCTTGCCTTTGATTTTCATCAGTTATTGGTCACTCTCTTGATTGAGATTTTACAGAGGAATTTGGAATTTTGTAAAAAAAAGCCTGTCGTTCTAAGTGGGGGAGTTTTTCAAAATGCGCTCCTTCTTGAGCTTGTAGTGAGAGCTTTGCGTGAACGTAGAATCGAAGTTTTTTGGAATAGAGACATTCCTTCCAATGATGGGGGAATTGCGGTAGGACAAATTGTATGTGTCTCGGAGTACCTGGTCGCATTGAGAAAATTTCAACAACCGAAGTGA